In a genomic window of bacterium:
- a CDS encoding amidohydrolase: MNCSWKTGVYAALFILVTTALYAQSGDLKLLDWQPKSQLVVKETTILRPKFPVIDIHNHLGRLKNTKQYLEEMDKAGVVKCVSLDGRSEGDFYREHLTVSQSVSKERFIVFFSPDFSKIDEPDFGIKEAAKLEHAVKLGVRGMKIFKTLGLTIKDKSGKLVPVDDPRIDPLWAKCAELGIPVMIHVSDPKAFFTPVDKYNERYDELGDHPDWSFYGDQYPSKEEILAQRNRVFARHPNTIFIGAHVGTLPEELHQVGMWLDSYPNFYVDICARISDLGRQPRTARKFLIQYQDRILFGTDTPCDAEAYRIYYRFLETDDEYFDPAGGHHRQGRWMIYGVYLPDDVLEKIYNKNALKILDMYKGQK, encoded by the coding sequence ATGAACTGTTCATGGAAGACGGGTGTTTATGCCGCGCTGTTTATCCTTGTCACGACGGCGCTGTATGCCCAGAGCGGCGACCTCAAACTTCTGGACTGGCAGCCGAAAAGCCAGCTCGTGGTCAAGGAGACAACGATTCTCCGTCCCAAATTCCCGGTGATCGATATCCACAATCACCTCGGAAGGCTTAAAAACACCAAACAATATCTCGAGGAGATGGACAAAGCCGGAGTGGTGAAGTGCGTAAGCCTCGACGGACGGTCCGAGGGGGATTTCTACCGTGAACACCTTACCGTTTCACAGAGCGTGTCGAAAGAACGGTTCATCGTGTTTTTCTCCCCGGATTTCAGTAAGATCGACGAGCCGGACTTCGGCATCAAAGAGGCGGCAAAGCTCGAACACGCGGTCAAGCTCGGCGTACGCGGGATGAAAATTTTCAAAACGCTCGGTCTGACAATCAAAGACAAAAGCGGGAAGCTCGTGCCGGTGGACGATCCCCGTATCGACCCGTTGTGGGCAAAATGTGCCGAACTGGGTATCCCCGTCATGATCCATGTGAGCGATCCCAAGGCATTCTTTACCCCCGTGGACAAATACAACGAGCGGTATGACGAGTTAGGCGACCATCCGGACTGGTCGTTCTACGGCGATCAGTACCCCTCCAAGGAGGAGATTCTCGCCCAGCGGAACCGCGTATTCGCCCGTCACCCGAACACCATATTCATCGGCGCGCATGTGGGAACGCTCCCGGAGGAGCTGCACCAGGTCGGCATGTGGCTCGACAGCTACCCGAACTTCTATGTTGACATCTGCGCCCGGATCAGCGACCTCGGCCGTCAGCCGCGAACCGCCCGTAAATTCCTTATACAGTACCAGGACCGCATCCTGTTCGGCACCGACACACCCTGTGATGCCGAGGCATACCGGATTTACTACCGCTTTCTGGAAACGGACGACGAGTACTTCGACCCCGCGGGCGGGCATCATCGTCAGGGACGGTGGATGATTTACGGTGTCTATCTGCCCGATGATGTGCTCGAAAAGATTTACAACAAAAATGCGCTGAAAATTCTCGATATGTACAAGGGCCAGAAATGA
- a CDS encoding AGE family epimerase/isomerase, with product MKRRSFIGASAGTAAVCAGLGGCEAKPPQTSGKMPQHELSVPGSDGKLAGYTLEELRGLYRYDLFDDFLPFHDKFVVDHEYGGFMVTVDRDGTRLSTEKRTWYLGRGIWVYSFLYNKVDKNQKFLDIASKAVDFTLKNKPKGESRFPEAYSREGKPLSGPETRVYGDLFVANGLSEYSKAVGDDTYWNMAKDIMLQCLKIYDSPDYPPAGKDIFGWDPTKTKDADVPLVVPAPRIQGHWMLLMRLGTQMLEFKADPEVEAVIGRSVDAVLNHHYSPEFRLDSEVLNHDMTRPAGDCGQYVDMGHCTETSWMIMFEALRRKDKTLFDTAADRFRRHVEVAWDDVYGGALHTLVNVDRNEWSVFKAQYLHAEILIGALCIIEHTGAGWAKDLFGKTYTYVREKFPLKQYGFPLWIDYADRKVTFERHASRAENFHHPRHLMLNLLAIERMIGRGGKVSDVFSA from the coding sequence ATGAAAAGACGCTCGTTCATCGGCGCTTCCGCGGGAACCGCCGCAGTATGCGCCGGACTCGGCGGCTGTGAAGCGAAACCGCCGCAAACCTCCGGTAAAATGCCGCAGCATGAACTGTCGGTTCCCGGCAGCGACGGCAAACTGGCGGGATATACGCTCGAGGAACTCCGCGGCCTGTACCGCTATGACCTTTTCGACGATTTCCTGCCATTCCACGACAAATTCGTGGTGGATCACGAGTACGGCGGTTTCATGGTCACCGTCGACCGTGACGGCACCCGTCTGAGCACTGAGAAGCGGACATGGTATCTGGGGCGCGGCATCTGGGTCTACTCGTTTCTCTACAACAAGGTCGACAAAAACCAGAAATTTCTCGATATCGCCAGCAAAGCGGTTGATTTCACCCTCAAAAACAAGCCAAAGGGCGAATCCCGCTTCCCGGAAGCGTACTCGCGGGAGGGGAAGCCCCTTTCCGGGCCGGAAACCCGTGTCTACGGCGATCTGTTCGTTGCGAACGGCCTCTCCGAGTATTCGAAGGCTGTCGGCGATGACACATACTGGAACATGGCGAAGGACATCATGCTCCAATGCCTGAAGATATACGACAGCCCCGATTATCCTCCCGCCGGGAAGGATATTTTCGGCTGGGACCCGACCAAAACGAAGGACGCCGATGTACCTCTCGTTGTCCCCGCGCCGCGCATTCAGGGGCACTGGATGCTTCTCATGAGGCTCGGCACGCAGATGCTCGAGTTCAAAGCCGACCCCGAGGTGGAGGCGGTCATCGGGCGCTCGGTCGATGCCGTTCTCAACCACCACTACAGCCCGGAATTCAGGCTCGACAGCGAGGTGCTCAATCATGACATGACACGCCCCGCGGGAGACTGCGGGCAGTATGTCGACATGGGCCACTGCACGGAAACAAGCTGGATGATCATGTTCGAAGCGCTGCGCCGTAAAGACAAAACGCTTTTCGATACCGCTGCCGACCGGTTCCGCCGTCATGTCGAGGTCGCCTGGGACGATGTATACGGCGGCGCGCTCCACACGCTCGTCAACGTGGACAGGAACGAATGGTCGGTGTTCAAGGCGCAGTATCTCCATGCGGAAATCCTCATCGGCGCGCTCTGCATCATCGAGCACACCGGCGCCGGATGGGCGAAGGACCTGTTCGGGAAGACCTACACCTATGTCCGTGAGAAGTTCCCTCTCAAGCAGTACGGGTTCCCGCTGTGGATCGACTATGCCGACAGAAAGGTCACTTTCGAGCGTCACGCCAGCCGTGCGGAGAACTTTCATCACCCGCGGCACCTCATGCTCAATCTGCTCGCCATCGAGCGGATGATCGGGCGCGGCGGTAAAGTGTCGGATGTTTTCAGTGCATGA